The following proteins come from a genomic window of Gossypium raimondii isolate GPD5lz chromosome 5, ASM2569854v1, whole genome shotgun sequence:
- the LOC105770696 gene encoding class V chitinase CHIT5b, producing MAALIIYFQLFSILNIVLLTLPTRSVAIAFAPAIKAAYWPSDSTFPPSAIDTSLFSHIHYAFLMPSNVTYKFEISNSTALLMSNFTTTLGHMNPPPATLFSIGGGGSDSLQFSRMASKPKSRKAFIASAMEVARKFGFDGMDLDWEYPNNPKDMKNLGHLFKEWRRAIKVEAKATCRAPLLLTAAVYFSVEVNFDGVYRKYPANSMDKNLDWVNVMCFDYHGGWNTSVTGAHAALYDSSSNVTTSYGLRSWIKAEVARSKLVMGLPLYGRSWQLKDPSFHEIGSAAVAVGPGDNGTMTFLEIEEFNKKNGAIVVHDMDSVSTYSYVGSSWVGYDDDITATLKIGFAQALGIRGYFFWALGSDSEWKISKQASRAWILGE from the exons ATGGCTGCCCTCATCATATATTTTCAGCTGTTTTCCATTCTTAATATCGTTTTATTAACATTGCCTACAAGATCAGTTGCCATTGCGTTTGCACCGGCTATCAAAGCAGCTTATTGGCCTTCAGATTCAACTTTCCCACCATCAGCCATAGATACATCCTTGTTTTCTCATATTCACTATGCTTTTCTCATGCCAAGCAACGTCACCTACAAATTCGAAATATCAAATTCAACAGCCCTACTGATGTCAAATTTTACTACCACCCTGGGCCACATGAATCCTCCGCCCGCAACCCTTTTCTCCATCGGCGGTGGCGGTTCCGATTCCCTTCAATTTTCTCGCATGGCTTCAAAGCCAAAGTCACGTAAAGCTTTCATAGCTTCAGCTATGGAGGTGGCACGAAAGTTTGGGTTTGATGGGATGGACTTGGACTGGGAATACCCCAACAACCCGAAAGATATGAAGAACTTAGGCCATTTGTTCAAGGAATGGCGACGAGCTATCAAAGTTGAGGCTAAAGCAACATGCCGAGCACCTCTACTTCTCACGGCGGCCGTGTACTTCTCAGTCGAGGTTAACTTTGATGGAGTCTACCGAAAATACCCAGCGAACTCTATGGATAAAAATCTGGATTGGGTTAATGTAATGTGTTTCGATTATCATGGAGGATGGAACACTTCAGTGACAGGAGCTCATGCAGCGCTTTATGACTCGAGCAGTAATGTGACTACGAGTTATGGGCTTAGATCATGGATCAAAGCTGAGGTGGCTAGAAGCAAGCTAGTTATGGGATTGCCACTTTATGGAAGAAGTTGGCAACTAAAGGACCCAAGTTTTCATGAGATAGGATCAGCCGCTGTTGCAGTAGGGCCAGGAGATAATGGAACGATGACATTTCTGGAGATAGAGGAGTTCAATAAGAAGAACGGTGCCATTGTAGTACATGACATGGACAGTGTCTCGACATATTCTTATGTTGGTTCATCTTGGGTTGGATATGATGATGATATAACAGCGACGTTGAAGATTGGGTTTGCACAAGCACTTGGAATTCGTGGCTATTTCTTTTGGGCTCTAGGCTCTGATAGTGAGTGGAAAATCTCTAAACAAG CTTCAAGAGCGTGGATTCTTGGTGAATGA